From a single Rutidosis leptorrhynchoides isolate AG116_Rl617_1_P2 chromosome 5, CSIRO_AGI_Rlap_v1, whole genome shotgun sequence genomic region:
- the LOC139849872 gene encoding uncharacterized protein: MNSVRLKYKNKKWDLLFQPYKHLGSINRCEKTCYRSLIHATTETNSVFRRYMSNSLKFSGSNGARFLGGSYANSSGSFRFYSSEGDGRNASEDKHVPLKDMLKTDTGSNGTENIKDLNQHDVHARLGEQDQKEWLFNEKLAIESKRKESPFLTKSQRFKNEFLRRIIPWEKQTVSWDTFPYYIDQHSKNLLVECAASHLKHKKCTTTYGSRLDSSSGRILLQSVPGTELYRERFVRALARDLQVPLLILDSSVLAPYDFGEDNSETESDDEHGESEVTSESEIDDEASNEEDWTSSNENKSDDEDMEARATAALKKLVPGNLEDFAKNIAVVGEIASEPKQEETESSDETKEPLKKGDRVKYVGAFIQVDDRRVKLGSIATSDGTTKAYTVISRRPLAPGQRGEIYEISGDNVAVIMDSAEDGTEDVKENEKHEQSPNPSITWIHISCVERDFDTEAEDCYIAMKALSEVLRSVQPLIVYFPDSSLWLSRAVSKSNRKVFVNRLQEMFDHISGPVVLICGQNKVATGSKEKEKFTMILPNLGRLAKLPLSLKRLTEGLKPTRRSEDNDIYKIFTNVMSLHPPKEDDILRVFNKQIDEDRRIVISRSNIHELHKVLEENELSCVDLLHVNTDGVILTTKKAENIVGWAKNHYLSTCDVPSIKSDRLNLPRESLEVAIMRLMEQESISKKPAHNLKNLAKDEYESNFISSVVPPGEIGIKFDDIGALEDVKTALHELAILPMKRPELFSHGNLLRPCKGILLFGPPGTGKTLLAKALATEAGANFISITGSTLTSKWFGDAEKLTKALFSFASKLAPVIVFVDEVDSLLGARGGGFEHEATRRMRNEFMAAWDGLRSKDSQRILILGATNRPFDLDDAVIRRLPRRIYVDLPDADNRLKILKIFLAKENIEPNFDVRSLANATEGYSGSDLKNLCIAAAYIPVQELLDEEKKGQKHDKTPALRPLNLDDFIQSKAKVGPSVAYDAASMNELRKWNEQYGEGGSRRKSPFGF, translated from the exons ATGAATTCTGTTAGATTAAAGTACAAGAATAAAAAATGGGATCTCTTGTTTCAACCATACAAGCATTTAGGTAGTATAAATCGTTGCGAAAAAACATGTTATCGATCTTTAATCCATGCTACTACCGAAACAAACAGTGTTTTTAGACGATACATGTCTAATTCTTTGAAGTTTTCCGGCTCTAACGGCGCACGATTTCTCGGGGGATCATACGCAAATTCTAGTGGCTCGTTTAGATTTTATAGCTCTGAGGGTGATGGAAGAAATGCAAGTGAAGATAAACACGTGCCGTTAAAAGACATGTTGAAAACCGATACGGGTAGTAATGGTACCGAAAATATCAAAGATTTGAATCAACACGATGTGCATGCTCGATTAGGCGAGCAAGATCAAAAAGAATGGTTATTTAATGAGAAGTTGGCTATTGAAAGTAAAAGAAAGGAATCGCCTTTTTTGACCAAAAGTCAACGGTTTAAAAACGAGTTTTTAAGAAGAATTATTCCATGGGAGAAACAAACAGTTTCGTGGGACACGTTTCCGTACTATATAGA TCAACATTCGAAGAACTTGTTAGTTGAATGTGCTGCTTCTCATTTGAAACACAAGAAGTGTACGACTACATATGGGTCACGACTTGATTCTTCAAGCGGGAGAATATTGCTTCAGAGCGTACCAG GCACTGAGCTATATCGAGAGAGATTCGTTAGAGCACTTGCACGTGATTTACAAGTCCCGTTATTGATTCTCGACAGTAGTGTTCTAGCTCCTTAT GATTTTGGTGAAGATAACTCGGAAACCGAATCAGATGATGAACATGGAGAATCAGAAGTTACTTCTGAATCCGAAATTGATGACGAGGCAAGTAACGAAGAAGATTGGACAAGCAGTAACGAAAATAAATCGGATGATGAAGATATGGAGGCTCGGGCAACTGCAGCCTTAAAAAAGCTTGTTCCTGGTAATCTTGAAGATTTTGCAAAG AACATCGCTGTTGTGGGAGAGATTGCGTCTGAACCAAAACAGGAAGAAACGGAGTCTTCCGACGAAACTAAGGAGCCATTAAAGAAAG GGGATCGTGTCAAGTATGTTGGAGCTTTTATACAAGTGGACGATAGAAG GGTTAAATTGGGGTCGATAGCTACATCTGATGGTACAACAAAAGCTTATACCGTAATCTCGCGCAG ACCCTTAGCCCCCGGTCAACGGGGTGAGATTTACGAGATCAGTGGCGATAATGTTGCAGTTATCATGGATAGTGCAGAAGATGGAACTGAGGACGTAAAAGAAAATGAGAAACATGAGCAATCTCCAAATCCATCAATAACCTGGATTCata TTTCGTGCGTCGAACGTGATTTTGATACTGAAGCTGAAGATTGTTATATTGCAATGAAGGCATTATCCGAG GTATTGCGGTCTGTGCAACCGCTTATTGTTTATTTCCCGGACTCATCTTTATGGTTGTCACGAGCTGTTTCAAAGTCAAACCGCAAAGTATTTGTTAATAGGCTTCAGGAAATGTTTGACCATATATCGGGGCCTGTTGTATTGATATGCGGGCAAAACAAAGTCGCTACGGGATCAAAAGAGAAAGAGAAATTT ACTATGATTCTTCCGAATTTAGGCCGTCTTGCGAAATTG CCTCTCTCTTTAAAACGACTCACCGAGGGACTAAAGCCCACGAGAAGGTCAGAAGACAACGATATCTACAAGATATTTACCAACGTTATGTCTTTGCATCCTCCAAAG GAGGATGATATCCTTAGAGTATTTAATAAACAAATTGATGAAGACAGACGGATTGTTATATCACGGAGTAATATACATGAATTGCATaag GTTCTTGAGGAAAATGAACTGTCTTGTGTGGACCTATTGCATGTAAATACGGATGGAGTGATACTGACAACAAAGA AAGCTGAAAATATTGTTGGATGGGCGAAAAATCATTATTTATCTACCTGTGATGTTCCTTCTATCAAGTCAGATAGATTGAATTTGCCTCGTGAAAG CCTTGAAGTCGCAATCATGAGGCTAATGGAGCAGGAATCAATCTCCAAGAAGCCTGCACATAACCTTAAG AACCTCGCTAAGGACGAGTACGAGAGCAACTTTATTTCATCAGTTGTTCCTCCCGGTGAAATCGGCATCAAATTTGACGACATCGGAGCACTTGAAGATGTGAAGACAGCGTTACATGAATTGGCCATTCTTCCAATGAAAAGACCCGAACTTTTCTCTCATGGAAATCTGTTACGG CCTTGCAAAGGAATATTGCTATTTGGGCCGCCTGGAACTGGGAAAACGCTTCTTGCAAAGGCACTTGCTACTGAAGCAGGAGCCAATTTTATAAGCATAACGGGTTCTACACTTACATCTAAG TGGTTTGGTGATGCTGAAAAGCTTACAAAGGCACTCTTCTCGTTTGCAAGCAAATTAGCTCCCGTAATTGTTTTTGTCGACGAG GTTGACAGTTTACTTGGTGCCCGTGGAGGAGGTTTTGAGCATGAAGCTACCAGACGAATGCGAAACGAGTTTATGGCGGCGTGGGATGGTTTAAGATCTAAAGATAGTCAAAGAATTTTAATACTCGGTGCCACTAATCGACCGTTTGATCTTGATGATGCCGTTATCCGTCGATTGCCAAGAAG GATATACGTGGATTTGCCGGATGCGGACAATAGGTTAAAGATATTAAAAATATTTCTTGCTAAAGAGAATATCGAACCCAATTTTGATGTACGAAGTCTTGCAAACGCAACAGAAGGATATTCAGGAAGTGATTTAAAG AATCTTTGTATCGCTGCTGCCTATATACCTGTTCAAGAACTTTTAGATGAAGAAAAGAAA GGACAAAAACACGACAAGACGCCAGCATTAAGGCCGCTTAATTTGGATGATTTTATTCAATCCAAAGCCAAG GTGGGTCCATCTGTCGCATATGATGCGGCAAGTATGAATGAACTCAGAAAATGGAATGAGCAATATGGAGAAGGCGGAAGTAGGAGAAAATCGCCTTTCGGATTTTGA